A region from the Hirundo rustica isolate bHirRus1 chromosome 20, bHirRus1.pri.v3, whole genome shotgun sequence genome encodes:
- the LOC120761670 gene encoding torsin-1A-like, translated as MKLRRGALRAALALVLLPLLTPAGAVEPISLGLAIAGAAASALTGIISYPRLYCYFRECCLHRHDRRAAAALQEDLDKKLFGQHLVSKVVVKAVRGFLNNTNAKKPLALSLHGWTGTGKNFVSKIVAESIYKKGLQSKYVHQFVATLHFPHAHSINLYKDQLQSWIRGNVSICPRSLFIFDEMDKMHAGLIDSIKPFLDYYELLDGVSYRQAIFIFLSNAGAEKITEVALDFWRNGRTREDIQLTDIQNALSVSVFNNKNSGFWHSTLIDRNLIDYFIPFLPLEYKHVKMCVRVEIDSRGYTVDEDIVSRIADEMTYFPREERIYSDKGCKTVDAKLDYYYDF; from the exons ATGAAGCTGCGGCGGGGCGCGCTGCGGGCGGCCCTGGCGTTGGTGCTGCTGCCGCTCCTAACGCCGGCCGGCGCCGTGGAGCCCATCAGCTTGGGACTCGCCATCGCGGGCGCCGCTGCCTCGGCCCTCACCGGCATCATCTCCTACCCGCGGCTCTACTGCTACTTCAGGGAGTGCTGCCTCCACCGGCACGACAGGCGCGCCGCCGCCG ctctgcaggaggatTTGGACAAGAAGCTGTTCGGACAGCACTTGGTGAGCAAGGTGGTTGTAAAAGCCGTGAGGGGCTTCTTGAACAACACCAACGCCAAAAAGCCTCTCGCGCTCTCCTTGCACGGGTGGACTGGAACAGGCAAAAACTTTGTCAGTAAGATCGTCGCCGAAAGCATTTATAAAAAAGGTCTGCAGAGTAAATATGTCCATCAGTTCGTGGCAACTTTACACTTCCCTCACGCTCACAGCATCAACCTCTACAAG GACCAGTTGCAGTCATGGATTCGGGGAAATGTGAGCATCTGTCCCCGGTCACTCTTTATATTCGATGAAATGGATAAAATGCACGCAGGACTCATTGACTCAATCAAGCCCTTCCTGGACTACTATGAGCTGCTGGATGGGGTGTCCTACAGACAAGCCATCTTCATCTTCCTCAG CAATGCAGGAGCTGAAAAGATAACAGAGGTAGCACTAGATTTCTGGAGAAATGGAAGGACAAGGGAAGATATCCAGCTCACAGATATCCAAAATGcactctctgtgtctgtcttcaacaacaaaaata GTGGATTTTGGCACAGCACCTTGATTGACAGAAACCTCATTGActactttattcctttcctgcctctggAATACAAACATGTGAAAATGTGTGTCAGGGTTGAGATTGACTCACGTGGCTACACGGTGGATGAAGACATTGTGAGCAGGATAGCTGACGAAATGACCTACTTTCCCAGAGAGGAGAGAATCTATTCAGATAAAGGATGTAAAACTGTGGATGCAAAGCTGGATTATTATTATGACTTCTAA
- the LOC120761669 gene encoding torsin-1A-like isoform X1: protein MKFLKAAVILVLAPTLTPAFDPLSASIVAGSAVMAWHLFSSDSWLKCRFQECCKKNGTVSFRALKAQLDNRLFGQHLAKDVVLKAVLGFSNNPSPKKPLMLSLHGWAGTGKNFLSQILAEQVHPAGLRSKFVHLFLATLHFPHHDQVKLYKEQLQNWIRGNVSACPSSVFIFDEMDKMHPGVIDAIKPFLDYYEEVDGVSYRKAIFIFLSNAGGDLINKAAFDFWSSGKRREDIQLKDLEPLLSVGVFNNKNSGLWHSSIIDRNLIDYFVPFLPLEQRHVKMCVRAEMRARGYAVDEKIVQAVADEMTYFPKEQKIYSDKGCKTVQAKLDIHEDLVMREMKARG, encoded by the exons ATGAAGTTCCTGAAGGCTGCTGTAATCCTTGTTCTTGCGCCCACTCTGACGCCGGCTTTTGACCCTCTCAGCGCTTCAATCGTGGCGGGAAGCGCTGTCATGGCTTGGCACCTCTTCTCCTCCGACTCCTGGCTCAAGTGCCGCTTCCAGGAGTGCTGCAAAAAGAATGGCACTGTGAGCTTCAGAG CGCTGAAGGCGCAGCTGGACAACAGGCTCTTCGGGCAGCACCTTGCCAAGGACGTGGTGCTGAAGGCGGTGCTGGGCTTCAGCAACAACCCCAGCCCCAAGAAGCCGCTGATGCTGTCGCTGCACGGCTGGGCCGGCACCGGCAAGAACTTCCTCAGCCAGATCCTGGCGGAGCAGGTCCACCCCGCCGGGCTGCGCAGCAAGTTCGTCCATCTCTTCCTGGCCACCCTGCACTTCCCCCATCACGACCAGGTCAAGCTCTACAAG GAACAGTTGCAGAACTGGATTCGAGGCAATGtcagtgcctgtccctcctctgtCTTCATTTTTGATGAGATGGACAAAATGCATCCAGGTGTCATTGATGCCATCAAGCCCTTCTTAGACTATTACGAGGAGGTTGATGGAGTTTCTTACAGGAAAGCCATCTTCATCTTCCTCAG CAATGCAGGTGGTGATTTAATTAACAAAGCAGCTTTTGACTTCTGGTCAAGTGGAAAGCGCAGGGAAGATATTCAGTTGAAAGACCTGGAGCCCTTGCTCTCTGTAGGAGTCTTCAACAACAAGAATA GtgggctgtggcacagcagcatCATTGACAGGAACCTCATTGACTACTTTgtccctttcctgcccctggAGCAAAGGCACGTGAAGATGTGTGTCAGGGCTGAAATGAGAGCCCGTGGCTATGCTGTGGATGAGAAGATTGTTCAGGCAGTGGCTGATGAGATGACTTACTTCCCCAAGGAGCAGAAGATCTACTCTGATAAAGGCTGCAAGACTGTACAGGCCAAGTTGGATATTCACGAAGATCTTGTGATGAGAGAGATGAAAGCCAGGGGTTGA
- the LOC120761669 gene encoding torsin-1B-like isoform X2, with amino-acid sequence MARSVPLLWVLLPGLAALEPLSVGLAIGVASALTGYLSHPRFYCSYVECCPRAGQRLNATALKAQLDNRLFGQHLAKDVVLKAVLGFSNNPSPKKPLMLSLHGWAGTGKNFLSQILAEQVHPAGLRSKFVHLFLATLHFPHHDQVKLYKEQLQNWIRGNVSACPSSVFIFDEMDKMHPGVIDAIKPFLDYYEEVDGVSYRKAIFIFLSNAGGDLINKAAFDFWSSGKRREDIQLKDLEPLLSVGVFNNKNSGLWHSSIIDRNLIDYFVPFLPLEQRHVKMCVRAEMRARGYAVDEKIVQAVADEMTYFPKEQKIYSDKGCKTVQAKLDIHEDLVMREMKARG; translated from the exons ATGGCGCGGTCGGTGCcgctgctgtgggtgctgctgccgGGGCTGGCGGCGCTGGAGCCGCTCAGCGTGGGCCTGGCTATCGGCGTGGCCTCGGCGCTCACCGGCTACCTGTCCCACCCCAGGTTCTACTGCAGCTACGTGGAGTGCTGCCCCCGCGCCGGGCAGCGCCTCAATGCCACCG CGCTGAAGGCGCAGCTGGACAACAGGCTCTTCGGGCAGCACCTTGCCAAGGACGTGGTGCTGAAGGCGGTGCTGGGCTTCAGCAACAACCCCAGCCCCAAGAAGCCGCTGATGCTGTCGCTGCACGGCTGGGCCGGCACCGGCAAGAACTTCCTCAGCCAGATCCTGGCGGAGCAGGTCCACCCCGCCGGGCTGCGCAGCAAGTTCGTCCATCTCTTCCTGGCCACCCTGCACTTCCCCCATCACGACCAGGTCAAGCTCTACAAG GAACAGTTGCAGAACTGGATTCGAGGCAATGtcagtgcctgtccctcctctgtCTTCATTTTTGATGAGATGGACAAAATGCATCCAGGTGTCATTGATGCCATCAAGCCCTTCTTAGACTATTACGAGGAGGTTGATGGAGTTTCTTACAGGAAAGCCATCTTCATCTTCCTCAG CAATGCAGGTGGTGATTTAATTAACAAAGCAGCTTTTGACTTCTGGTCAAGTGGAAAGCGCAGGGAAGATATTCAGTTGAAAGACCTGGAGCCCTTGCTCTCTGTAGGAGTCTTCAACAACAAGAATA GtgggctgtggcacagcagcatCATTGACAGGAACCTCATTGACTACTTTgtccctttcctgcccctggAGCAAAGGCACGTGAAGATGTGTGTCAGGGCTGAAATGAGAGCCCGTGGCTATGCTGTGGATGAGAAGATTGTTCAGGCAGTGGCTGATGAGATGACTTACTTCCCCAAGGAGCAGAAGATCTACTCTGATAAAGGCTGCAAGACTGTACAGGCCAAGTTGGATATTCACGAAGATCTTGTGATGAGAGAGATGAAAGCCAGGGGTTGA